One Eurosta solidaginis isolate ZX-2024a chromosome 1, ASM4086904v1, whole genome shotgun sequence genomic window, CATCAAGGCATAACATGCCTTCCTCCACGCGTCTCTACGCTAACTCAGTGGATGTTTTACCTTTCCTCTGCTGCTATATACAGAGGCCGTTGAGCTTTTGTTCATTGCACTTTGTTCATATCAACACCGATAGAAATaacgctagtaaaatcaacaaatcgggttTGTTGTTCCTAAGTTAATATGTATTCTGTAAAATGTGTCGCACTATGGTTAATTCAACCCAGTTTTTtttcaatagaaaaaaatttattcagtGGTTTCAACAGAGGCGAAACTGTTGGTCCCAATTTAATAATATTCtctaaaaattacagattctgctgaaagaactgatttcattggtcatttcaacagtaaataactgtcaatattatgcaaaaGCATCAAATAATTATAATTACGCTCACGCcgctcactactttgttcttatgaccaGGGTGCCACAGAAAGCACTGTCATATCAACAGCACGGAAACATGTTATTTTTACAGTTGAAATTGTTATTCTTAgggcaacaataataataatttttaagttaacaGAGCTAGGGTTTTAGAGttatgaactttttttttgttgttttgactGTTGTAACGGTCCATTTAGAATCGAaaatttgtgcgaagttgattcaacagctatttgcgatgaataaaaattacagaaattttggttgaatttAGCCGCAATTCCGTTGATTTTaccatttttttatacccagctgtacttgtacacagggtattataactttgattgtataactgttggttgtacaggtataaaggaatcgacatagatatagacttccatgtatcaaaatcatcagtaacaaaaaaaaacttgattgagccatgtccgtccgtccgtccgcctgtccgttaacacgataacttgagtaaatattgagatatcttcaccaaatttggtacacgagcttatttggacacagaatagattggtattgaaaatgaacgaaatcggatgataaccacgcccactttttatatatataacattttggaaaacacaaaaaacctgattattttgtaaataataaacctagaatgttgaaatttgacgtgtggactgatattgagactataaaaatttgaaaaaaattttttaaatgcagCGAGCACCGCCCTACTTATGAtaacatcaattttacaaatacgaGCCGAGCCCgtgtgcatcttgcgcaaccaatataaaaatctcttatcaaatatcaagagAAAtcggctgttctatcaatcaattaaaacttacagcttgcgctgccatctggtgtatggtagcaactgccggtaatgcagtgcaaatattcacaatagtgccatagtacaaatagatttctttgtgtgctcacaatcgtttatttttaacaaattattttaatgaaatatagctaaacaaaagcactacgaccaaaattgcccaaagctcactAATAGTCCGAatatccatctttacaaccaaaactttatttatagatttcgattccaaataagagcgaaaaaggaacccgtacataaaaacagcaattagaaataatatataagattattaatcttaaatcaaaaatcgttaaacctatcataacaaaattcggcagagaggttgcctttagtataaggaatgcttcgaaaaaaaattaacgaaatccgttaaggaccacgccaacttttatataaaacatttttataggggtcgtggacgaataaaataagctgtaatggtgtttcattttccaattggatttataacaataaataggaaaacttcaaattataaaaaatgggcgtggcaccgccccttttatgactaagcaattttctatgtttcgggagccataactcgaagaaaaattagttcagaatagaaccatatgtatatgtattattgcgcagccttgtaacactattaagcacacaaaataaacaacagcatttcaagtgtacagctgggtatgtaatgttcggtttcacccgaacttagacttccttacttgttttactttaaGTGCAAGTAAAGCTCATACAGCACACCATTAAACCTCGATACTGCCATTGGCATCACGGGAAGACCTTCCGTAAAACTTTTCTTTCAAATACTTTAAAAGTCGTCCAATCATTTTTCGATTACATCACGACAGGTATATTGAGGGACATAGACCGTGATTTTGATTCGTCGAAGGAAGACTTTACTTCTTAATAGCCTTCTCAGTCGAAAGTAGTATTTGTGAGTAGAATGATTAGCTATTTGAGTTATAAGCTGTTGTTTTCGCAGGCTCACATTCAGATGAAATTTCTTTATATACTTATTACAAAATAACATTTTCCAAACAAAAGTTCAAGAGTGAAGTATCTAAGCTTTTCAATGTTAGCATAAAACTCTTTGGTACTCCCATGTaatcaaataatattttcatagcaTATTTACGAGTTTTTTTGATGTTGACAACCAATGAGTGTACTCGTCTTGCTTCCTTGCTCGTTGATAAACGACTaaactagtgttgggaactatcgaatgaaaattatcgagttattcgatagttcactaattttcattcattcgatagtcatttgaaattcgttcattactattttttcgagttactagttttaggtatgaatgattcgttcactactattttttcgagttactagttttaggtatgaatgattctttcactactatttttttgagttactagttttaggtatgaatgattcgttcactactattttttcgagttactagttttaggtatgaatgattcgttcattactattttttcgaattactagttttaggcatgaatgattcgttcactactattttttcgagttactagttttaggtatgaatgattcgttcactactatttttttgagttactagttttaggtatgaattattcgttcactactattttttcgagttactagttttaggtatgaatgattcgttcattactattttttcgaattactagttttaggcatgaatgattcgttcactactattttttcgagttactagatttaggtatgaatgattcgttcactactatttttttgagttactagttttaggtatgaatgattcgttcactactattttttcgagttactagttttaggtatgaatgattcgttcattactattttttcgaattactagttttaggcatgaatgattcgttcactactattttttcgagttactagttttaggtatgaatgattcgttcactactatttttttgagttactagttttaggtatgaatgattcgttcactactattttttcgagttactagttttaggtatgaatgattcgttcactactattttttcgagttactagttttaggtatgaatgattcgttcactactatttttttgagttactagttttaggtatgaatgattcgttcactactattttttcgagttactagttttaggtatgaatgattcgttcattactattttttcgaattactagttttaggcatgaatgattcgttcactactattttttcgagttactagttttatgtatgaatgattcgttcattactattttatcgaactactagtttttggtatgaatgattcgcttattactatttcttcgaatcattcgttctatttaaatttttgctgtgcatatatcagtgttaaaaagatattaaaagaaatttagcatacgtcaacctaatcgacaaacgttttaagcgtggtaattgttaaatatttttaactgaggaagtgattttaacgatttaatttgtgtagatatttataatgcggcctggattgaagagatcttctgtttgggagtttttttaccaaaaatggcaatgaagttaaatgccatatatgcaaaaaaatttttaaattttctggcaacacatcaaatttaaatgaccatctacgccgtaagcatccgtcttcctcagaacataggaatctaacttcaggagaaatagcgccagtaatttcagaagaggaacatagttccacttctctttcgtcaactactgcagggagtgcagcgcgcagttcgttaacagtacctaccggagacatttccaatagtggatgtttgagaaggactgttcaaacaaaattatttgttaccagcacacgttctgagctctcagagcaagaaaaaaataatattgatgaatctcttttaaagatgataacaaaagacttgcagccgctttccatcgttgacaatttaggatttgtagaatatacaaaaaagcttcagccattatattccttgccaaacagaaaagttttatcaaatacaatgctaccttttaaatacaatgaagtaagaaagaaactgcatgacttgctcaacattgtaacacatatttcagttacaactgatatgtggacttctgatagtcaaaaatcttttttgtcagttactagtcatttcgttcgggataacaaaatgatttctgcagttttatcaacaaaggaaatcttaggaaatcatacctcccaaaatatagctacagaattgaagttaatatttgatgagtggtccgtttttgacaaaatagttactgtagtaagtgataacggggctaatattaaaaaggatataattgaaatgctacagaagcaccacctcccatgtgtagcgcatacattaaatttatgtgtaattgatgccgtcaaagctgttccacaagttactgtgctcataaacaagtgtcgtgccatagtcacttactttaaccatagttctcaagcgacggaaaaattaaaaaatatgcgaaagcaaatgggcgttactgaactgaggttaaaacaagatgtccctacccggtggaattccacccttataatgatggagcgcatatgcttggtaaaagaaccactctctgccataataacGTCTTTACCAAATGCAcctgatttcctcaattcatcagaatgggaaacattgttggactacactaatcttttcaagcccgtagaggccatgacaaccgaattgtcaggagaaaattatcccacgatgtcactggtagtgcccctaatcagaggtcttcaatacgcagtacgaaatcgcaaaatgaaaactgtagagggagaaagtttgaagagcagattgttagaggtagtttggagacgattagggcagttggagtctgacaaaatgtTCGCAAAATCATCATTCCTAGATccttggtttaaaaaaattgcgttcggtaatgaaattaatgcaaataatacaacaaaaaggctagtggaagaagtaacttccctaatacggcaacaaaacacaagtgtttctaccaacaccccaagagaagtatcggtcgataaaagcgaagtatctctctgggaccttcgcgatgaaaaagttgctgaagcaaaaacaatttgtcaaaacgcgcccaatgtcaatgcaaatattcagttggagcaatatctaaggcaaaattttgttgatcgctcaaataatcccctagactattggaatcgtagccagtcaacatttccggaactatatatgctttcgaaaaaatatttatgtatacccgaAACATCGGTCccgtcagaacgagttttctcgaaagcagggcaaataattaacgacaggagaaaccgacttaaaggagataaactGGATATGATAATActtttgaacagcaatttaaacattgaaggtatttttcatgtcaactcgatgtacatacttgtattatttactttacaatcaatttttttaggggtttaataacacaatcagttgccatctctgcggcgaaaatttaatatagaccctcatgcactatccgattttggctagaacaactatagcgacttttagtatttaagtgcttgaaatatttgttttatgtttcttttataagtgaaatttaatgtgcaatttttatattaattaaacgtgacctgaattttgaaaaaaaaaaaacagtagcttatgtataagttaaggcaatcaataatgcctctgaaacagatttgaataatacagataaaaatccattttaagtaaccttacttcctgttgttgttgttgttgttgttgttgtagaggcataaaatctccccacaggtttggggagaccaaaaaactctgtgggttgcgaaccaaggtcatttgcatatcattcatgcgctttgcataacatgtaacaaaggcatttaaattgaatattttcattatttacttgaagcacaatttacaccattttagtcatatttaacgtttttgttacgttccaatgtagcgtgatccagatacggatagaaatttaacatataggtttgttctttagctaccccgaggggtaactaaaacaatccagaatttgttcttttggcttctggcaagctaaagaacaaattaaatgaatgaatgaaaaaattcgttcgatagttaaaattattcagtaactaactatcgatagttgaattcattcgatagttcccaacactagacTAAACCACTACTAAAACGATCATAGTAGTCTTACCAACACAGTCACAGTTACAATTTTGAAGAGCTCTGTTCCAAATAAATAGCGAAAAGCTATTTTCTAATACTTAATGCATTAAATTATTAATTGATTATTGTCACCCAAATTCCATTTACCGAAAGCATACTTGAAAAGTTGTATACAAATTGCAGCTATTGATTTAATAGTACCTAATCAAAAGGCAATAACGGCAAAGTGGGCATCAAGGGGAAacaacactgaaagaaatggcgcTAGTAAAAttaatcggttctgttgttcttgacttaacggagattcggtgaaattgatcgaattatggttaattcgacgagttctttgtcaagcgaacaaattagtttagtcatttcaacagaagagaaattgtcgctcttaagttaacaaaattctgtaaaattgacacaTTTCTAATCAATCTAAGTGATTTTTTTGTTAGCACagctgatctcactggtcatttcaacagcgatcaacagtcaatacatgagcaaatttcaaagagaattttacgctcattgcgctctctactttgtacttaggcatgctgtgtactatatgtatacacatatttacgtatgtatatggcggccgccgtggtgtaatggtagcgtgctcagcctaccacaccgaagaccctgggttcacaccccggacaaagcaacataaaaattttagaaataagggttttcaattagaagaaaattttcctaagcggggtcgcccctcggcactgtttagcaagcactccgagtgtatttctgccatgaaaagatctcagtgaaaactcatctgccttgcaaatgccgcaacataggtactttcgtacaaagctgtcgcaaaaactttttttgttcatttgactactaaaacggtcaattacgaatcaacgatttgtgcgcagttcattcaacatcttgttgcgatggataaaaatttacagaaatttcggttgaattgacccgtatttcggttgattttaccagtatttttctttcagtgaagaAATATGTACTCGGAAACAAAGACCATGTAAAAAACGAACAAACAAAAGGCGccaagtaacaaaaaaaatatataaatagacaactAAATGATTCTAATGCACATTTATTGCTCCAATGCGGTTGACCCATTTACAAGATTTGTGTTTATGCTATTTCCGCCCTACTGGCGGTTGCATGCTTATCATATATCAATActtgcatatatgtatttaagtatacatatgtacaaatcaatatttttgtgcAGATAGCAACAAGCACAGAACAAATCTTTCTACGGACAGAAAATGAGAATGCTGAACGTCATTACTGTTGCTTGGTGCATACCAGGAAAGATACAAGGAAAGCATTAAAGAAGAATAAATTGATCAATCACATATTGAAGACAAACAAACGCAGGTCGTATTTACAAGCAGAAACTCAGACGCAGACAATAACGCAAACTCAGACGTGGTCACAGATCAATAGACAGAAGACAGACAGAACCTGCGGCCATGAGAACTAAAAACAAAACTCTAGAGTGCGAAAAAGGCTTGGAAACTTGATGCATCGATAACAGAGTCATAAGTGTATACGTACCATAGTAGCAGTGTTGCCATATTCACTGTTGCAAATATAAACTACAGTTTTACACAGAAAATGTATAAAATTGATATCGAACCTTCAATCAAACCATGAATCGTGCAGCTTTTATAAACTGTTTCCATTTTTATTTGACTAATTTTGATTAAAGCATGAACAACACATATATGTACTGTTATTGTTTTAAATTACTTCAATTGCCTAAATTTCTCGCAATACTGTATACAAGTCTATATGTATCTAGAAAGCCACATAACCAACCCAGATAGTGGTGAGGCGCATGATTAACTCCGTCCAGATCTACGCTGTGTTCAATGTGGCGTAGACGGCAAAGGCAATGACAGTGATTACAAAGACTTTGTTTATGCCACAGTCAATTGAAGTATTTGCGTTCTTTTTCTAGTTAAGGCGAAACAAAGTTTTTGTGAACTAAAGCAATGAAGCGTTTAGAAGTTAGATTATCTAAATTAGAGCAGTGAATAAATGCACTTTGCGAGGCAATGTAATATGGTCGTATGCTAATGAATAGCCAGCCAAGAATATGTATGCAGATTATTACGAAAAAAAAGAGAATGGGTGTCCATATCACGAAATTTAATAGGTAGTTATGCCAAGTCCCAATACCAAGTCTTCCATTATCTTAaattctaagactttctacctaggtgctgCCACTGAGAATGTTTTACAAGGATGCCagctatttctttttttaattaagaGACACGCCAGTTAATGGTCAATTCAGTTATTTTTTTACTTCGCTAGTTAAGCAAATACTTCCATTGATCTttgtcaatttttgttttttctgaaGCGTGTTTGGATTTTCTTTCatataagaaacaaaattaaatgcGCAAAAATCTTCAAAAATTAATGTGAGTTTTGGGAGACATACAACTTGTACTTTGATTGATTggtctacaaaactgcatactaaaaaatttagaaaactctATATAAAAAGTTCGAtatatttcgaaaacatttttgagatgaAGAGttgataaattttataaaaacttcaACTGCTATTTTTCAACTGAAACACTGCAAACTAATTCCAAAATGTTTTCGGAAAAACTCGAAAATTCTatacaattttacaaaaatgtcgAATGTTTTATTTTCTGTTTTCAGAACTTCTGCCAAGTattcagttttgtagcccaactATTTAGGTCCCTTAAGCCagcccaacctttccagcccaatcaaaaaagaCAGAGCATAcaaaattgcacaatatttaatgctaatttaatacgtgttaattaaatttattacaattgttgtttaaaaaatcTCACAGGTTGGGCTAGTTTAACCTTAAGCTCTCgctcgcgtttttttttttttttttttttttttttttgggattagtTTTCATTCAATTAAtgcgtattaaattagcattaaatattgtgcaattttgGACGAtatcgttttttgattgggctggaaaggttgggctCACTTAAGAGACCTCAAATATTGTAGTCTAACAAAGTAAAAGCTCTAAAAAGAATACTTAGCGCGATTAACCTTCGACGAGATTTTAGGCGGAGGTTCCTAATTTTATCCACTAATTGGTGGAACCTACATGCGACTTAAAACTTGCACTTTGAGAGACTAAAACTGATTGGGCTACAAAGCTGCATAATAGAAAAAACTGTggaactctaaataaaaagttcgaaattttggaACAACTTTCTCGAAtttccgaaaacgtttttgagcgTTCTCAACATGTAAATACTTCAGGACTTAATAACTCCCCCAGGTTCTGTGAAAcggtgaaataaaaaaatggtcaaacaaaaatttattcaaatgtatgggatttttatacccagctgtacttgtgcacatggtattataactttgattggataacggtacaggtataaaggaatcgagattaatatagacttccatacatcaaaattagcagtatcgaaaaaaaatttgattacgccatatccatccgtctgtccatccgATAACACAACttcagcaaatattgagatatcttcaccaatttcggtatacgagcttatttggacccagaaaagattggtattgaaaatgagcgcaatcggacgataatcacgcccactttttcgttatcgaaagcCACCAAAGTCACCaaacacatttagaagaagaaaatttggaagtgtaagccgttaaagatattacattggaATTTTGCATAGACaatatccttgccaaattatatataGACTGATTGAAGATAAACaaaattggttaaagaccacgcccacttttcctaaatgtataaccttaacaaagtttgcaataactctatggtatttaactacatttaacTGATATTCTAcaaacaacagcgtttcaagtgcacagctgggtatgtaatgttcggtttaacTTGTTCGGTtcttgcgtgttttttttttttcgtttcatcGATTCACAAAAAAATTCTCCacagaaaaagtttttctaagcggggtcgtccgtTACCAGTGTTTTCGAAAGACCTTAAGCTTTTACTTCACTAGACCAAAAATAATTGAAACAAAAACCTcaaaaaatttctcaaaattctaggtaaacatttttaaattttcataatgATTTTTAAAACCCTTTGAGctttatttttctaaaataagAGACTAAAATCTCATAAAAGGTGCTACAACCATTTTTATTGCTATTTTCAATACATTGCTAAATAACTGACCGTAAGTGTAAAATTTCAATCCGTGTAAAACGTAtgatcaaaattaattttaaacatgaaaggtataaaaagaaatttgtatTGGCACTTACATTCTATTTATGGATGTCAAATATTGTATGCTATTGGTGCGTGACTGGGCATTGGCTTGTGAACGCCCACattcaaatatttatatttagtgCACATTAATCTTGAAGCGCAGTTTTTGTGTTTTATAATGACACATCCTTGTATAATTTGTATATGAAAAATGTATACCATTGAATCTGAATATAGTGAACGCCCGCTATAGTGAACACCTTAGACGAGCACACTACCTCCATAACGCGGCGGCCAAGAGAATAAATCACCAGtaaaaataaaatcttctctgacattaaaaagaaaattacgtAGGGTGATACGGGTAAATTAATTGAACAGCAAC contains:
- the LOC137238423 gene encoding E3 SUMO-protein ligase ZBED1-like, which translates into the protein MITKDLQPLSIVDNLGFVEYTKKLQPLYSLPNRKVLSNTMLPFKYNEVRKKLHDLLNIVTHISVTTDMWTSDSQKSFLSVTSHFVRDNKMISAVLSTKEILGNHTSQNIATELKLIFDEWSVFDKIVTVVSDNGANIKKDIIEMLQKHHLPCVAHTLNLCVIDAVKAVPQVTVLINKCRAIVTYFNHSSQATEKLKNMRKQMGVTELRLKQDVPTRWNSTLIMMERICLVKEPLSAIITSLPNAPDFLNSSEWETLLDYTNLFKPVEAMTTELSGENYPTMSLVVPLIRGLQYAVRNRKMKTVEGESLKSRLLEVVWRRLGQLESDKMFAKSSFLDPWFKKIAFGNEINANNTTKRLVEEVTSLIRQQNTSVSTNTPREVSVDKSEVSLWDLRDEKVAEAKTICQNAPNVNANIQLEQYLRQNFVDRSNNPLDYWNRSQSTFPELYMLSKKYLCIPETSVPSERVFSKAGQIINDRRNRLKGDKLDMIILLNSNLNIEGV